The following proteins are co-located in the Papaver somniferum cultivar HN1 unplaced genomic scaffold, ASM357369v1 unplaced-scaffold_128, whole genome shotgun sequence genome:
- the LOC113332005 gene encoding uncharacterized protein LOC113332005 isoform X1 produces MVEGGVSDGSIRKRSALCDATNVNGKRGLSALSDVTNVHGKRVLTPSLVNSNSKSGIGYGENRENMDLGIDKRVCQGLDKSVEVKSKSEVVEGTKKNELLQLSKSKQLCGSDNAASVGKSPQANAVPGVPRISHEVKEPTSMSKEDHHSEKGEVVRQELSETGTTTSISMHAGDAQCGKDENSVLNVTDGKCKDDKEMSGVEVVKTTSSVMCDGQCKKDVNFSPNETDEKCKDDKEMIITEVVETTSSVMGDGHCGKDENSLPNVTDAKHKDDKEVSNTEVVKANSSSVHMGGDGQCKKDENSLLNVTDGKCKDDKEASNTEAVKTFVDLDPDTEELTISDVGNDDKGMDDDDVTSNKTSSTVGLEPSQSSNSKFYEPERCTGFNGSGSSNCATGLEMLKTCSCSFCLKAAHIWSDLHYQDTKGRISALKKSRKEVRILVEKSSIPADFAKYCQGNSNKSMKLEFELMDRWRSLFLHTEDILVRESTHLQSSLLTLKDLRDSCKADLEMITGDPSKKK; encoded by the exons ATGGTAGAAGGAGGTGTATCTGATGGATCTATTAGAAAACGTTCTGCTTTATGTGATGCCACTAATGTTAATGGGAAAAGAGGGCTTAGTGCTTTGTCTGATGTTACTAATGTTCATGGGAAACGAGTGCTTACTCCTTCGCTGGTCAATTCGAATAGCAAAAGTGGAATTGGGTATGGAGAAAATAGGGAAAACATGGATTTAGGGATTGATAAAAGGGTTTGTCAAGGGCTTGACAAATCAGTCGAGGTAAAATCAAAATCTGAAGTTGTTGAGGGAACCAAGAAGAATGAGTTGTTGCAGTTGTCTAAATCTAAACAATTATGTGGTTCAGACAATGCGGCTTCTGTAGGTAAGTCTCCTCAAGCAAATGCAGTGCCTGGAGTACCTAGGATATCTCATGAAGTTAAGGAGCCTACGAGTATGTCAAAGGAAGATCATCATTCTGAAAAGGGAGAAGTAGTGAGGCAAGAATTGTCAGAAACGGGTACTACTACTAGTATTTCAATGCACGCGGGCGATGCACAGTGTGGAAAAGATGAGAACTCCGTGCTTAATGTAACTGATGGGAAATGCAAAGATGATAAAGAAATGAGTGGTGTTGAAGTTGTTAAAACTACTTCTAGTGTCATGTGCGATGGACAATGCAAAAAGGATGTGAACTTTTCACCAAATGAAACTGATGAGAAATGCAAAGATGATAAAGAAATGATTATTACTGAAGTCGTTGAAACTACCTCTAGTGTCATGGGTGATGGACACTGCGGTAAGGATGAGAACTCACTACCAAATGTAACTGATGCGAAACACAAAGATGATAAAGAAGTGAGCAATACTGAAGTTGTTAAAGCTAATTCTAGTTCAGTGCACATGGGTGGTGATGGACAGTGCAAGAAAGATGAGAATTCACTACTAAATGTAACTGATGGGAAATGCAAAGATGATAAAGAAGCAAGTAATACTGAAGCTGTTAAAACTTTTGTTGATCTGGATCCTGATACTGAAGAGTTGACCATTTCAGATGTTGGAAATGATGACAAGGGAATGGATGACGATGATGTGACCTCAAACAAGACTAGTTCAACTGTGGGCTTAGAGCCTTCTCAATCATCAAATTCTAAGTTTTACGAACCAGAAAGATGCACAGGTTTTAATGGTAGTGGTAGTTCAAACTGTGCTACTGGTCTAGAGATGCTCAAAACTTGCTCTTGTTCCTTCTGCCTGAAAG CTGCTCATATTTGGTCGGATCTCCATTACCAGGACACTAAAGGTCGGATATCTG CGTTGAAGAAAAGCAGAAAAGAGGTACGAATTCTGGTAGAAAAGAGTTCCATTCCTGCTGATTTCGCTAAATACTGTCAAGGAAATTCCAACAAGTCAATGAAATTAGAATTTGAACTAATGGATCGGTGGAGATCCCTTTTCCTTCACACAGAGGATATCCTTGTTCGTGAAAGCACCCATCTC CAATCAAGTCTTCTCACGTTAAAAGATTTGAGAGACAGCTGTAAAGCTGATTTGGAGATGATCACTGGGGACCCTTCGAAGAAGAAATAG
- the LOC113332005 gene encoding uncharacterized protein LOC113332005 isoform X2, which produces MVEGGVSDGSIRKRSALCDATNVNGKRGLSALSDVTNVHGKRVLTPSLVNSNSKSGIGYGENRENMDLGIDKRVCQGLDKSVEVKSKSEVVEGTKKNELLQLSKSKQLCGSDNAASVGKSPQANAVPGVPRISHEVKEPTSMSKEDHHSEKGEVVRQELSETGTTTSISMHAGDAQCGKDENSVLNVTDGKCKDDKEMSGVEVVKTTSSVMCDGQCKKDVNFSPNETDEKCKDDKEMIITEVVETTSSVMGDGHCGKDENSLPNVTDAKHKDDKEVSNTEVVKANSSSVHMGGDGQCKKDENSLLNVTDGKCKDDKEASNTEAVKTFVDLDPDTEELTISDVGNDDKGMDDDDVTSNKTSSTVGLEPSQSSNSKFYEPERCTGFNGSGSSNCATGLEMLKTCSCSFCLKAAHIWSDLHYQDTKGRISALKKSRKEQSSLLTLKDLRDSCKADLEMITGDPSKKK; this is translated from the exons ATGGTAGAAGGAGGTGTATCTGATGGATCTATTAGAAAACGTTCTGCTTTATGTGATGCCACTAATGTTAATGGGAAAAGAGGGCTTAGTGCTTTGTCTGATGTTACTAATGTTCATGGGAAACGAGTGCTTACTCCTTCGCTGGTCAATTCGAATAGCAAAAGTGGAATTGGGTATGGAGAAAATAGGGAAAACATGGATTTAGGGATTGATAAAAGGGTTTGTCAAGGGCTTGACAAATCAGTCGAGGTAAAATCAAAATCTGAAGTTGTTGAGGGAACCAAGAAGAATGAGTTGTTGCAGTTGTCTAAATCTAAACAATTATGTGGTTCAGACAATGCGGCTTCTGTAGGTAAGTCTCCTCAAGCAAATGCAGTGCCTGGAGTACCTAGGATATCTCATGAAGTTAAGGAGCCTACGAGTATGTCAAAGGAAGATCATCATTCTGAAAAGGGAGAAGTAGTGAGGCAAGAATTGTCAGAAACGGGTACTACTACTAGTATTTCAATGCACGCGGGCGATGCACAGTGTGGAAAAGATGAGAACTCCGTGCTTAATGTAACTGATGGGAAATGCAAAGATGATAAAGAAATGAGTGGTGTTGAAGTTGTTAAAACTACTTCTAGTGTCATGTGCGATGGACAATGCAAAAAGGATGTGAACTTTTCACCAAATGAAACTGATGAGAAATGCAAAGATGATAAAGAAATGATTATTACTGAAGTCGTTGAAACTACCTCTAGTGTCATGGGTGATGGACACTGCGGTAAGGATGAGAACTCACTACCAAATGTAACTGATGCGAAACACAAAGATGATAAAGAAGTGAGCAATACTGAAGTTGTTAAAGCTAATTCTAGTTCAGTGCACATGGGTGGTGATGGACAGTGCAAGAAAGATGAGAATTCACTACTAAATGTAACTGATGGGAAATGCAAAGATGATAAAGAAGCAAGTAATACTGAAGCTGTTAAAACTTTTGTTGATCTGGATCCTGATACTGAAGAGTTGACCATTTCAGATGTTGGAAATGATGACAAGGGAATGGATGACGATGATGTGACCTCAAACAAGACTAGTTCAACTGTGGGCTTAGAGCCTTCTCAATCATCAAATTCTAAGTTTTACGAACCAGAAAGATGCACAGGTTTTAATGGTAGTGGTAGTTCAAACTGTGCTACTGGTCTAGAGATGCTCAAAACTTGCTCTTGTTCCTTCTGCCTGAAAG CTGCTCATATTTGGTCGGATCTCCATTACCAGGACACTAAAGGTCGGATATCTG CGTTGAAGAAAAGCAGAAAAGAG CAATCAAGTCTTCTCACGTTAAAAGATTTGAGAGACAGCTGTAAAGCTGATTTGGAGATGATCACTGGGGACCCTTCGAAGAAGAAATAG